GCGCAGGTTTTGAAATCGTTACGCAGTCGGCGCTTAGGGTTGAAGATTTACGCCGTGTGCTGTTGGAACACCAGCCAACGATTGTTCACTTTTGTGGACATGGAGCAGGAAGTCATGGCTTGGTTTTGGAGAACAATTCTGGGCAAATGCAACTGGTGAGTACAGAATCTCTGGCAAGATTATTTAAATTGTTTCAGGAAGAAATCGAGTGTGTTTTGCTCAACGCCTGCTATAGCGAAACTCAAGCGGCAGCAATTCACCAACATATTGATTGTGTAATCGGCATGAATCAGCCGATTGGGGACAAGGCGGCAATTAAGTTTGCTGTAGGATTCTATGATGCCTTAGGTGCTGGCAAAACTTATGAGGATTGTTTTGAATTTGGCTGCGCTTCTCTTGATTTGGAAGGAATTGCCTCCTCAGAAATTCCAGTCATTAAAATCAGGCGACGGCATGAGCAGACAGCGCAGGCAACAAATCCAGTCAAATCTGACAAGGAGCAAGGTATAGGTAAAGATAATAAAGGTGAACAAGAAAGTTCAGTGTCTGTCGGGGGTCGTGTTAAAGATAGTGTCATTATCATAGG
Above is a genomic segment from Tolypothrix sp. PCC 7712 containing:
- a CDS encoding CHAT domain-containing protein — encoded protein: MKKILILSVNPKNTDKLRLDEEVREIQIALKLATDRAGFEIVTQSALRVEDLRRVLLEHQPTIVHFCGHGAGSHGLVLENNSGQMQLVSTESLARLFKLFQEEIECVLLNACYSETQAAAIHQHIDCVIGMNQPIGDKAAIKFAVGFYDALGAGKTYEDCFEFGCASLDLEGIASSEIPVIKIRRRHEQTAQATNPVKSDKEQGIGKDNKGEQESSVSVGGRVKDSVIIIGDRKVGQNRSVSVGNDVTGGAIITGDNNTTNIKFQPVRLPEPASVNIETELNALHEILAKLETSDRRKIDNAFADIEEELNKPQPDKNEVGKALERAFDYAKKAEGFVGLMEKLKPHLTKTVAWLGENWHNLLQIVGLTN